A genomic segment from Carassius auratus strain Wakin chromosome 25, ASM336829v1, whole genome shotgun sequence encodes:
- the LOC113043660 gene encoding uncharacterized protein LOC113043660, translating to MMKGIIPKSKAKGTDFCAEGKYHYIIRSDLGCYMQTIDVKEGLDISIFSLHPACQNGDHYLGSGDGSFFIIKGKSFRRVNNLTRDSDAKVYSLHPNCQGGDHYFSTFGSRYYIIFQEKGTYRITTDLHQDTKGEEHKLHSNCRNGLYYWGMPKRCFFLKPVSDWGVEFCGSNDISKEQCFGVYSVHPDVLNFLPGGLSVTKGPAFGIWENIKTITNDSMTPVTWQKRINKKVGYNKEKISQITHNWKVAISSSIESGDLSTLIAKCQFSFSAEYGGSHVSTENESWNEATEVEEQLTFELKPNESLYLWQYRLSLGQEPVLFCRDLKICNKPNPPTEVPLPPAQS from the coding sequence ATGATGAAAGGCATTATTCCCAAGAGCAAAGCAAAAGGCACTGATTTCTGTGCAGAGGGCAAATACCATTATATAATCCGTTCTGATCTTGGCTGCTATATGCAGACAATTGACGTAAAAGAAGGTTTAGACATCTCTATTTTCAGTCTGCATCCTGCCTGCCAAAATGGAGACCATTACCTTGGTAGTGGAGATGGCTCCTTTTTCATCATCAAGGGCAAATCATTCCGCAGAGTCAACAACCTGACTAGAGACAGCGATGCTAAAGTTTACAGCCTTCATCCCAACTGCCAGGGTGGAGACCACTATTTTTCAACCTTTGGATCTCGTTATTACATCATCTTCCAAGAAAAGGGCACTTATCGAATAACAACAGACTTGCATCAGGACACAAAAGGGGAAGAACACAAACTACATTCCAACTGTAGAAATGGTCTTTATTATTGGGGCATGCCAAAGCGCTGCTTCTTTCTCAAGCCAGTCTCAGATTGGGGAGTTGAGTTCTGCGGAAGTAATGACATCAGCAAAGAGCAGTGCTTTGGTGTCTATTCTGTTCATCCTGATGTTCTTAACTTCCTTCCTGGTGGGCTGTCAGTAACTAAAGGCCCAGCATTTGGCATTTGGGAAAACATTAAAACTATAACTAATGACAGCATGACACCAGTGACATGGCAAAAGAGAATCAATAAAAAGGTTGGATATAATAAGGAGAAGATATCCCAGATCACCCACAACTGGAAGGTAGCCATATCATCCTCAATTGAATCTGGAGACCTTTCAACGTTAATTGCAAAATGTCAGTTCTCCTTTTCTGCAGAATATGGAGGTTCACACGTCAGCACTGAAAACGAAAGCTGGAATGAAGCAACTGAAGTGGAAGAACAGCTCACATTTGAGCTGAAACCAAATGAGTCTTTATATCTGTGGCAGTACAGACTGAGTCTTGGTCAAGAACCAGTGTTATTCTGCCGTGATTTGAAAATTTGTAATAAACCAAACCCTCCGACCGAAGTCCCGCTTCCACCTGCACAATCATGA